One stretch of Solenopsis invicta isolate M01_SB chromosome 16, UNIL_Sinv_3.0, whole genome shotgun sequence DNA includes these proteins:
- the LOC105206464 gene encoding dynactin subunit 1 isoform X4, with protein sequence MSFKIGQRVEVPVKECQGVIAYVGHPAFASGKWIGVILDEPKGKNNGSVKGQVYFKCAENHGMFARQTQLILLDDAGNRTEPVSPSSVGSNATTPDDSAARARSRLNSSRLSLSGSRTLLSAPSTESLTGTSHERRDGGESLIPAPTTVSKRASFVEKSPSTSSPPGKKPKAQDDQNNTGFVETLKPQFVPGQVMAGSAAAANLVEEKLSHLQLVQENDNLKSQVRDLTEKVETLRVKRMQDKERMKDFEKTKLQVEQLLEFKAKVMENQASLQRELQRARQETREAHAAREQYQEEMSDLAETVEMATLDKEMAEEKAETLQIELEQLKEKLEEQTLDLEILRTEMSERAAGGGSTTGVSSYEVKQLEQQNNRLRETLVKMRDLSAHEKHEFQKLQKDMDQKKSEILELGRTKEKLSARVEEMEHQIADLQEQVDAALGAEEMVEMLGEKKMALEEKVAELEEAVADLEALQDMSDQLAESSKELELELREELDLALGAARDAQRHRDAALETLADRELTITKFRELTHQLQDQCLQLQQRVQSTESTKTNVRGADQQLAEILDFQKTFAETRAQTKAVDLELRRLDAEEARNHVSYLLSFMPPAFLIRGGDHDAILMLLLIPRMTQKTEILISQVREKYRSIEKIDKTSVVRGHSVAQYSFRSRLCSHMYALQTTLGCFESALNSCNSEMLLKAGAAYPEMAAQEKSLDSLIELAKRDQLDENLPMDAIEKCCGYFATMFSVLFGESTTINQARLIVNGTRTLGNTCDAIATDAAAIKALIQGEAGDIGMLCQHVETTCEVIQQHLKSARRRVPRDHAGPAFIVGANLGLDKDCNEQFLTCYQHGVKIIKTLQYLLKSALQAITQNGDLDAGLAADKLKEMAATSSERVYDTEDLGPVATIKASLTVIQQLAANLAQKMAECENELAISGQTQNQQHSKESNQITPIVARANAVRKESEETKILSRKLEARDSDIREARLALREKQEELSEMTLRKELAEKRYATQQHEHEMNVEKLKRKLEEAQNQLKRKEKEFEETMDHLQTDIDSLESEKGQLKEKLKSIGKKTISVSGTDSMTGSTSITSTLDNKYYVQEINALKQALSNEHQQKKKIMCAVLRQKLDSLEPLPSPTNLKSLDTKIQELRKKTSDLVKDVEKTLVYPTVPDLRRKVPEMSYHYLVERQKNIMQLKERVDELVAQVRREAIKRTPGGRAEANFAVYPNREMAAAMQKRKLLAAEIKIPHNGPEQSFSVNVGPQELRKIHTLLYY encoded by the exons ATGTCATTCAAAATCGGGCAACGCGTCGAGGTTCCCGTGAAGGAGTGTCAAGGCGTGATCGCCTACGTTGGCCACCCGGCGTTCGCGTCAGGCAAATGGATCGGTGTGATACTCGACGAGCCAAAAGGAAAGAACAACGGCAGCGTCAAGGGCCAGGTGTACTTCAAG TGTGCAGAGAATCATGGCATGTTTGCACGCCAAACGCAACTTATTCTGTTGGATGATGCTGGCAATAGGACAGAGCCAGTCAGTCCTTCCTCTGTGGGCAGCAATGCCACAACACCTGATGATAGCGCGGCTAGAGCCAGGAGTCGATTAAATAG ttctCGATTATCCTTATCTGGAAGTAGAACGTTATTGAGTGCCCCAAGTACAGAAAGCCTAACTGGAACGTCGCACGAACGTAGAGACGGCGGCGAATCATTAATTCCGGCGCCAACTACAGTTTCGAAGCGTGCCTCATTCGTTGAG AAGTCCCCTAGCACGAGCTCGCCTCCCGGCAAAAAGCCAAAGGCCCAAGATGATcagaataat ACAGGTTTTGTAGAAACGTTGAAACCGCAATTCGTACCCGGTCAGGTGATGGCGGGTTCGGCGGCGGCCGCGAATCTGGTGGAAGAAAAACTGTCGCACTTGCAACTCGTGCAAGAGAACGATAATTTAAAGTCTCag gtGCGTGATCTTACCGAGAAAGTAGAAACGTTGCGTGTAAAACGAATGCAGGACAAGGAGAGGATGAAAGACTTCGAAAAGACGAAACTTCAAGTTGAACAGCTTCTTGAATTTAAAGCCAAAGTCATGGAGAATCAA GCAAGCCTTCAAAGAGAACTTCAACGAGCTCGCCAAGAAACTAGAGAAGCTCACGCAGCGAGGGAACAATACCAAGAGGAAATGTCTGATCTTGCAGAAACAGTAGAAATGGCTACATTGGATAAAGAAATGGCAGAAGAAAAGGCTGAAACTCTTCAGATCGAGCTAGAGCAACTCaaagaaaaattggaagaaCAAACATTGGATCTAGAGATATTACGCACAGAAATGTCTGAGCGG GCAGCCGGGGGTGGCTCGACTACGGGAGTTTCGAGTTACGAAGTGAAGCAATTGGAACAGCAAAATAACAGGTTGCGCGAAACGCTTGTGAAAATGCGCGATTTGTCGGCACACGAGAAACATGAATTCCAAAAACTGCAAAAGGATATGGATCAGAAGAAATCTGAGATCTTGGAATTGGGTCGCACGAAAGAGAAGTTGTCGGCGCGGGTCGAAGAAATGGAACATCAGATAGCGGATCTACAGGAACAG GTCGATGCGGCGTTAGGAGCTGAAGAAATGGTCGAAATGCTAGGCGAGAAAAAAATGGCGTTGGAAGAAAAAGTGGCTGAATTGGAAGAAGCTGTTGCAGATTTGGAGGCTCTGCAA GACATGTCGGATCAATTGGCTGAATCGTCCAAAGAATTAGAGCTGGAACTTCGCGAGGAATTAGATCTCGCACTTGGAGCAGCGCGCGATGCCCAGCGGCACCGAGATGCCGCCTTGGAGACGTTGGCAGATCGTGAATTGACCATCACAAAATTCCGCGAACTCACACATCAGTTACAGGACCAATGTTTGCAGTTGCAGCAACGAGTTCAGTCAACGGAATCTACCAAGACTAACGTTCGAG GTGCGGACCAACAACTTGCAGAGATATTAGACTTCCAGAAGACGTTTGCTGAAACCCGAGCGCAAACTAAGGCAGTTGATCTCGAACTGCGTCGCTTAGATGCCGAGGAGGCACGAAATCACGTgtcttatttattatcttttatgcCTCCCGCATTTTTGATTCGCGGTGGAGATCACGATGCGATATTAATGCTCTTATTAATACCAAGAATGACACAAAAGACAGAAATATTGATCTCACAAGTTCGAGAGAAGTACAGATCGATCGAAAAAATagacaa gaCTTCTGTAGTGAGAGGCCACTCGGTAGCGCAGTATTCGTTCAGATCTCGTTTGTGCTCGCACATGTACGCTTTACAAACCACCCTGGGCTGCTTCGAGTCGGCTTTAAACTCTTGTAACTCGGAGATGTTACTTAAAGCGGGAGCAGCTTATCCGGAAATGGCGGCGCAGGAGAAATCCTTGGACTCATTGATAGAGCTGGCTAAGAGAGATCAGTTGGACGAGAATTTGCCGATGGACGCGATCGAAAAGTGCTGCGGGTACTTCGCTACAATGTTCTCCGTACTCTTCGGCGAGAGTACAACTATTAATCAGGCGCGTCTAATCGTGAATGGTACGAGAACTTTAGGCAATACGTGCGACGCCATAGCTACCGATGCTGCGGCGATCAAAGCATTGATACAAGGAGAAGCTGGTGATATAG GTATGCTTTGTCAACATGTCGAGACAACGTGTGAAGTGATCCAACAACATTTGAAATCTGCTAGAAGGCGAGTACCGCGCGATCACGCTGGTCCAGCGTTTATCGTAGGCGCCAATTTAGGATTAGATAAAGATTGCAACGAACAATTTTTGACGTGCTACCAGCACGGCGTGAAGATTATAAAGACACTTCAGTATCTATTGAAGAGTGCCTTACAGGCTATTACCCAAAATGGCG atttagaCGCGGGATTAGCGGCTGATAAGTTGAAGGAAATGGCCGCAACGTCCAGCGAAAGGGTGTACGATACAGAAGATCTAGGTCCTGTTGCTACTATCAAGGCCAGCTTAACGGTAATACAACAGCTGGCGGCAAATCTGGCGCAGAAGATGGCCGAGTGCGAAAACGAATTAGCCATAAGCGGACAGACACAAAATCAGCAGCACTCTAAAGAGAGCAATCAAATAACACCAATTGTGGCTAGAGCAAATGCTGTAAGGAAAGAGTCGGAAGAAACGAAAATACTCAGCAG AAAACTCGAAGCAAGAGACAGTGACATACGTGAGGCAAGATTAGCTTTACGAGAAAAGCAAGAAGAACTGTCCGAGATGACGCTGCGAAAGGAGTTGGCAGAGAAGCGTTATGCGACGCAGCAGCATGAACACGAGATGAATGTCGAGAAGTTGAAGAGAAAATTAGAAGAGGCGCAGAATCAGTTAAAACGCAAA GAAAAAGAATTCGAAGAAACAATGGACCATCTTCAAACCGATATCGACAGCTTAGAATCAGAAAAGGGTCAATTGAAAGAAAAGCTGAAGTCAATAGGCAAGAAAACAATATCAGTGTCTGGCACGGACAGCATGACAGGAAGCACTTCGATAACAAGTACATTGgataacaaatattatgtacAGGAGATAAACGCTCTCAAGCAAGCTTTGAGTAACGAGCATCAACAAAAGAAGAAGATAATGTGCGCTGTCTTGCGTCAAAAGTTAGATAGCTTGGAACCATTACCATCGCCGACGAATCTTAAGTCTCTGGATACGAAAATTCAAGAATTGCGAAAAAAGACCAGCGATCTCGTCAAG GATGTCGAAAAGACTCTGGTATATCCGACAGTACCAGATTTGAGGCGCAAAGTACCCGAAATGTCTTATCATTATTTAGTAGAAcgacagaaaaatattatgcaattgAAGGAACGAGTTGATGAGTTAGTG gcTCAAGTACGTCGCGAAGCTATTAAACGTACACCAGGTGGGAGAGCGGAAGCGAATTTTGCCGTGTACCCAAATCGCGAGATGGCGGCAGCGATGCAGAAACGCAAATTACTCGCCGCCGAAATAAAGATTCCTCACAACGGTCCTGAACAGTCTTTTTCTGTTAATGTAGGACCTCAAGAACTTAGGAAAATTCACACTCTACTATATTATTAA